The region AAAACTTACGTTCTATaagttttcaaaaacttctttgaaCACGACGTTTGTTGTAGAATTCAATGGATGGTTATCCTTGTCATGGATTAATATCTTAAGCCCTTTTTTGCTTTTGACCCTTGATATTGCAACATATAGTTGACCATGACTAAATACACTTCTAGGCAAATACAATCCAACATAATCCAATGACTGACCTTGAGATTTGTTAATTGTCATAGCATAACATATAGTTATGGGAAATTGCCTTCTAGTCATTTTGAATGGCCACGGAGATTGTGTTGGAGTCATATCCATTCTTGGAATATAGATAACCCCTCCAATATTCTTTCCAGATATAATCTTTGCCTCGATAACGTGGTTTGCCAATCTTGTAACTATAAGCCTTGTTCCATTGCAGAGACCTTCAGGTTGATCAATGTTTCGAAGCAACATAATAGGGGTCCCAATCTTCAATTTAATCTTGTGGTTAGGTAGACCGGAAGTTGTAAGTGTATTCAAAAATTCTGGGGTCAAAACATCAAAAGCTTCATTTCCTTCACCGTCAAAAGTGTCAACAGAATCTGAACTTAAATATTCCTTTTCTTCACctttgggaatttttttgaaattttattattataaatctATGTTAGTACATATAAATATATGAATGTATCTATAAATATGTTTACAATGGATAACGCATACCTGGTATGAATCCCAAAACGTATTGATTTATGATGTCAGCCGTTTCAATTGTTCCTGCCAATATAGCTCTTGATTGCAAAAAATTTGGATTCTTGTAATTGTTAAGAAAATTCGGATATGTTTCACTAACAATGGC is a window of Lathyrus oleraceus cultivar Zhongwan6 chromosome 6, CAAS_Psat_ZW6_1.0, whole genome shotgun sequence DNA encoding:
- the LOC127093765 gene encoding uncharacterized protein LOC127093765; its protein translation is MEAVNNQQGGVFFLYGYGGTGKTYMWRTLASYIRSKKQICLTVASSGIASLLLPGGRTAHSMFKIPIPTMESSTCNIDKGSDRAELLKMAKLIIWDEAPMAHRFCFEAFDKTLKDIIGRSNYSDKLFGGKVIVFGGDFRKILPVVPRGSRSDIIHSTINSSYIWDHYVVLKLTKNMRLQQAGNTSSTSELELFSNWILKVGDGKLEEPNDGYTDIPIPNDFLISNYDDPLEAIVSETYPNFLNNYKNPNFLQSRAILAGTIETADIINQYVLGFIPGEEKEYLSSDSVDTFDGEGNEAFDVLTPEFLNTLTTSGLPNHKIKLKIGTPIMLLRNIDQPEGLCNGTRLIVTRLANHVIEAKIISGKNIGGVIYIPRMDMTPTQSPWPFKMTRRQFPITICYAMTINKSQGQSLDYVGLYLPRSVFSHGQLYVAISRVKSKKGLKILIHDKDNHPLNSTTNVVFKEVFENL